In Kogia breviceps isolate mKogBre1 chromosome 9, mKogBre1 haplotype 1, whole genome shotgun sequence, a single window of DNA contains:
- the HILPDA gene encoding LOW QUALITY PROTEIN: hypoxia-inducible lipid droplet-associated protein (The sequence of the model RefSeq protein was modified relative to this genomic sequence to represent the inferred CDS: inserted 1 base in 1 codon) produces MKHMLNLYLLGVVLTLLSIFVRLMESLGGLLESPSPGSSWTTRGQLANTEXPKGLPDHPSRGV; encoded by the exons ATGAAGCATATGTTGAACCTCTATCTCTTAGGTGTGGTGCTGACCCTGCTCTCCATCTTCGTTAGACTGATGGAGTCCCTGGGGGGCTTACTGGAGAGCCCATCTCCTGGGAGCTCCTGGACCACCAGAGGTCAACTAGCCAACACAG TCCCCAAGGGCCTTCCAGACCATCCATCCAGAGGGGTGTGA
- the GARIN1A gene encoding LOW QUALITY PROTEIN: Golgi-associated RAB2 interactor protein 1A (The sequence of the model RefSeq protein was modified relative to this genomic sequence to represent the inferred CDS: deleted 1 base in 1 codon; substituted 1 base at 1 genomic stop codon), with product MSKIRSLPPEVREPGPGVELGVEDGLLCQLIHSPEFSLFSDSVVFESNFIQVTKPGNWMDVCEGSTTVILGVTSSVPSLPLPNVLLMADVTWPQGQFSTWSTPGSAPVITLSRILPLRYVELRICDQLQRILRVRTVTEKIYYLRLHEKHPEAVFQFWIRLVKILRRGLSITTKDPRIQFCHCLVPKLPCSSTETSGNSLLSSCQSSESPXKLLAAEQTSDCFSNLSGRSQLTADRNTNTTTEIDNFNCYDKTPSTVTSPVNSNIPMRATLSYSFWEQENPKEHFLQAPVASSLGENFVGP from the exons ATGAGTAAAATTAGGAGCCTCCCACCTGAGGTCAGGGAACCAGGCCCTGGAGTGGAACTTGGGGTGGAAGATGGCCTCCTTTGTCAACTGATTCATTCTCCAGAATTCAGCTTGTTCTCTGACTCGGTGGTGTTTGAAAGCAACTTTATCCAG GTCACTAAGCCCGGGAACTGGATGGATGTCTGTGAAGGGTCTACCACTGTGATCCTCGGGGTGACCTCCTCGGTGCCCTCCTTGCCACTCCCCAACGTCCTCCTGATGGCGGATGTCACCTGGCCCCAGGGTCAGTTTTCCACCTGGAGCACACCTGGTAGTGCCCCAGTCATCACCCTCAGCAG GATTCTCCCACTGAGGTACGTGGAGCTACGAATCTGCGACCAGCTCCAACGTATCCTGAGGGTTAGGACAGTGACTGAAAAGATCTACTACCTGAGACTCCACGAAAAACACCCAGAGGCTGTGTTTCAATTCTGGATCCGCTTGGTGAAAATTCTGCGGAGAGGTCTGTCTATCACCACAAAAGACCCGAGAATCCAATTCTGTCACTGCCTGGTGCCCAAGTTGCCCTGCAGCTCCACCGAAACA TCTGGAAACAGCCTCCTGTCATCCTGCCAGTCCAGTGAAAGC CCATGAAAGCTCTTGGCAGCCGAGCAGACCAGTGACTGTTTCTCGAATCTCTCAGGAAGGTCCCAGCTCACAGCAGACAG AAACACCAATACCACCACTGAAATAGACAATTTCAACTGCTACGACAAGACACCCTCTACAGTGACATCACCTGTCAATTCGAATATACCCATGAGAGCCACCTTGAGCTACAGTTTCTGGGAACAAGAGAATCCAAAGGAGCACTTCCTGCAGGCTCCTGTAGCCAGTTCCCTAGGAGAGAACTTCGTGGGACCCTAA